Below is a window of Phoenix dactylifera cultivar Barhee BC4 chromosome 7, palm_55x_up_171113_PBpolish2nd_filt_p, whole genome shotgun sequence DNA.
TGGATATGAATTTGGATATGGTTATCAATAGGATGCTTAGATTTGTATACAAGTTTGTTCTAAACAGTTAAGGATATGAATTGGATATTAACAATACATAAAGATTTAACTCGTAGCTAATGACATTTTTTCATTAAACAAGCATtaatataaaatttcttttatcacattatatattaatcaaataatatatcatTGGTTTCCAACTTTCTCTAGGTtaggaaagaataagaaacttaGGATTAATTTACTCAACTCATGACTAAATTAATAAGAACAAGAAGCTGAAACATCATAAAAGATACTGCAAGGCCGCATGTACAAATCCAACAATGCGCTTCAAGGAAACAGCCATCCAATTATAACACAAAGCGATAGTAAAAGAAATACAAGCATAAATGATTTAAAGCAAGAACTTGCTTCACCGCAATAAATGGCATTCAGCAACTTACCTTAGTGAGCCTTGGGTTGCTTTGAAGCACGCACCTTAATCCATCATCTGTGATCCTCGAGCACCCCACGAGGCTCAGGCACTGCAAATTTCCCTGAGCTCTATGCGTCAACTGCAGTAGAGCAACATCAGTGATCCTCTCACTCAACTGTGAATCAATGTGGATGCATCTCCACAGAAGTGGATCATTTCGAACAGCAAAACGAAAAGATCTGCACACCATTTCAACGGAGAGGAGATCCTGAACCCCTAAGTGCCCAAGAGCAAGAACCAAACCCTCATGAGGAGAGTGCTCCTCTCCACCAAAGTCAGCTACATCAGCCCTGCTAGAGTTGAAAGCCTCCTCAACGTCCAAGCTGGACATGAGTTCCCCCACAGTGGATTCATAACTATAAAACTCTGAGAAGCTCACCTCTTCCCAACCATCATATTCATCATCAGAATTCAACCGGGATCCTGAAGAATCCATCAAGGAACAATTCCAAACATAATCACAGCCCACAAAAAATTCCTCATCACCCAGCTCACAATTTTCAAAAATTCCTGCGATTACAGCAGTGAAGGTATCGCTGTCCATCCCAAAAGGATCAGCTGGCAACAGGTCGACTGGATCATATGAATCATCACCATCAGACCACCCATTATTTCCTTCATAACCAGAAATACCATTGATCTCCCAGTCTAACCAAATATTATTCTCGGAATGGGTTGGGATGGTGAAGGAGGACTTAGGTGTGGAATTTAGGGCCATCCTCCCCTACACAAAACCCCAAATTCaccaagaaaggaaaaagaaatccaATGGAAAAGCCACTCCAATCCTGTATTTTTTTGCTCGctttctaataaaaaaattgatctttTTCTATAATTGGGAGCGATCAAAATTGAAAACCCTAAATCACCCAAGGAAACCCTCAATTTTTGatggcagaaaaaaaaaatttagcaacCAAAAATATCACTGAGAATCTTGTTCCGGAATCTCGAATCCGAAGAGATATAGAGACCAAAAAAAACTAATCAAATAAACAAGAAGTGGATGAATTACTCCAACAAACCCTACATGAtctaaaagaatctttaaatccGAATAAGAATAAAAGACTTGATGGAAATCGCCTAACAAATCACGACCAAAACCTAGGTTTTCCCCCAATTTGGACCCAATCTGATCGACGATCTCTTTCTAGCTAAGATAAGTTGGAGAAATCCGACCTAAAAGGTTGGCCGTTGGGGCGCAATAGCGAGGATAACCGCCGAAGGCACGCAACCTCGAGAGAGGGAACGCTTCGGAGAGGCCTCCAAGGCTCAAACCCCTCTTCCGAATGGAGGgggacgagagagagagagggggagaggggaTGAGCCGGAATTCGTTTATACTAAAATTAGCGAAACGTAACACGAGTGGCATGGGATTCCACACGTGGGAAGATTAGACCATCCTGTCCGAGCACCCCTTCCGTGTTTCCCCTGTCAACTTCACCATGTCATATTTTTGGTTAGTGTTTTGATTCTTATATACAAAGTTTTCTTCGTAAGGAGGCATTTGGTATGGAGTGATCGTCCCAAAATCAAGAATGATATGGATGGAAGTGATAAAATCATCGTatttggttgcaccacggtgATCCTACGTGGCGGTAATCCTAAATCACCTTCACTCCTCAAATCACTGTCCAATTCGGTGATGGAATATTCGTCTTTAAGGTcggaaatccaagatcacctCAGGACAGTGATCATGGGttgaaagttaaagacaaaactaccctttaatttagcagaaaaaatgatatatcaatatatcaccaatattatgtcaatgttatatatatatatatatatatatatatatatatatatatatatatatatatatatatatatatatatatataaatgatcTTTTGCTACGATGCATTGCTGGGCTTTCAATTTGCCTTTGATTCTTTTGCTAACATTGGGGCCAACTAGGCAATttgatgagcaaatgaaacccGGATGAACATGGCGATCCAACCTAAATATATGCAGTCTAGAATCTTGTTTGTAATTTCTCTGAATACAAAGAGATAATTATGGGGTTTAAAAAATTTCACCAAGCCATGAGGTGATTCCGGAGTTGAATTATAACTAATTCTTTAATAAGATTTATTTGATCTAATTAATTACTGAGAGAAGATTAATCAGAATTTAGTTATAATCAGTCATTGCAGGTAGGTCACATATATTAGACACGTTATTAGGGTATGTCAACTCAGGTTCCTTACATCACTAATAGCTTGCCTCTTCAGATATGCTATGTTGCACAATAGAAACATGGCCCAATATAAGAAATGGTGGCATTATTGAACTCTCAATGAATAGAATGATATCAATGGCCTCTTAGTTCGTACGCAAGCTTTATTATTGCAATTTGTTCTCCTATCATTCTAGTATTTTTGCATGACTATTGAGAGTGTGAGCACTGTTAAACCCCTAGTCATGCCATCTCATGGCCTATCAGGATCCCAAATTATGTCACACACATCTAGGTAAAATTATTAGCACGAAAAATCTTTTTAcgaaatattaaattatttaatataataattttgaCTAATCAAATTAgttattctcaaaaaaaaaaaatgcatggaCCCCAAGACTTCCATGTATAAACATCTCTATCTTGGTATCGACACGATTATAAATGATGGCTCTCTTGTTTAATAACATGACCTTTACGCGCATTTGACACAGTAAACCAATATGCTCCTATCAAGGACATAGCCCAAGGTACCATGGTCAATACATGGATTTGGCTCCAAATTTAGTGATCCTCAAAATGCAGCACAGTGTTCTACCTTCAGGTCAAAAAACTATTTGCAAGTTGTGCACCTAGTTCACACCTCAACCCTTCTTAGGATTTTCAAGTGGATTGTCAATGTCAATCATTCAATGTGATAGGACACTTGAGTGTCAATACAAATTGTTGGGTGTAATCTACTACCTCTAAACTACTCACACATCAAAGATCACGCGACCTAGAGATCCCTAACCTATGCATCAAATGGTTAGAGAACATGTATTGTTTCTTGTTATTTAAACTATCTAATTTTTGACCACTTGAGTATAGGCTAGGGGTCTTTAAATCGTATAACTTTTGGTGTATAATTAGTTTAGACATAGTAGATCGCATCCCAACAGCTAACATTGATACTCGGGTGTGCTATCACATTGAACGATCAACATTGGCAATCCACCTGGAAGATCACTATGAGGGAACTTTGGCTCGATCAATAACAATATTTGCATTACCTTTTACAGTTCTGCAACCATGAAATGGCTGTGTTTTCGCATCAGTTTCCTTTTCAACCTTATCTTTTTCATTGTACCAATCATCTTAGTGCCAGTGCCAAGGAATGCTATTGATCCCAGTAAGCTTTATCCAGTAACATGCATTCAGATGGTGAGATACATGCTGTCAAAGATTCTGACTAATTTAATGGGGTTTTCAGGATTTGCTGCTAGCTATGGTCAGAATTTAAATGTACCACAGGGTTGGGTCATATGGAATCTCTGCAATGTAGAGAACAAGATGATCTGTGTAGAAAGAATACTGCAGTTTTCCAACATACCAAGTGAGGCCCCTCTGGTAAGAGAGAACTGCAGAGCAGAAGAAGACTGGCCGAACTACGAAACAATGCAGCTAGATGACCTCCATGTTCGGCATAACACCGGGCTTCCTATGGTTCTCAAAGGAATCAGCTACATCttcctaggagagaaaaaaataggaGTTGTCGGCAGGACAAGGAGTCGAAAATCTACACTCATCCAAGCTGTTTTCAGGGTGGTAGAGCCATCAGCTGGAAGGATAATGATTGATGGAGTAGATATCTGCCAACTAGGGTTTAATTATTTGATATCTAAATTGAGCATTATACCTCAAGAGCCAACACTTTTTCAGAGAACGGCGAGGACAAATTTGGATCCTTTGCAACAACACTCAGATTCAGAAATCTGGGATGTAACCATTATATCATTTCTAACCATTCTAGAGGTGCACAACCAAAAAAATAGTTAAATTGACATCATACAACTTGCAGGCTTT
It encodes the following:
- the LOC103715179 gene encoding F-box protein SKIP14-like, encoding MALNSTPKSSFTIPTHSENNIWLDWEINGISGYEGNNGWSDGDDSYDPVDLLPADPFGMDSDTFTAVIAGIFENCELGDEEFFVGCDYVWNCSLMDSSGSRLNSDDEYDGWEEVSFSEFYSYESTVGELMSSLDVEEAFNSSRADVADFGGEEHSPHEGLVLALGHLGVQDLLSVEMVCRSFRFAVRNDPLLWRCIHIDSQLSERITDVALLQLTHRAQGNLQCLSLVGCSRITDDGLRCVLQSNPRLTKISVPGCVMLTVEALIDNLKALKSSGVLSLKQLELGRLFKITNKHYEELKTLLGVDQLQHPEIPKPRYYHNGDSFLLCDDERAMDIDICPICLKLKLVYDCPTQKCQEKGREQCRACDVCIARCVQCGRCIKNNKYMETFCFEYLCSACWKQPVQCQEIMKGIAC